The Mercurialis annua linkage group LG2, ddMerAnnu1.2, whole genome shotgun sequence genome contains a region encoding:
- the LOC126668318 gene encoding uncharacterized protein LOC126668318 — protein sequence MPPKSNKPLLLYLSAAHESLGCMLAQEDEGVERAVYYESTFDRYRNRYTDIEKICLCLYFTCCKLRYNMLSVVVYVMSQTDIIKAVKGQVLADFLSDHPYITLEEEKVNYVDETTWRMWFDGSRTSQGAGAGVHIISPLEALYKVSFTLNFECTNNQAEYEALTFGLEILAKLGATTIQVWGDSLLVIKQVIGEFKCESELLVRLEYTERPDNFIANDLAQHSSGYMVNLQFDSYEREASNLYTGGITIEERNFLLYQLDVTQNWRTEILKWLEKPDLTNRRLRTLALNYVVLAGELYKKGFEGLLFRCIGPKEAILTMAEVHKGITGAHQAGPRMRWLIHKYGFYWPKMEQDCIRYAKGCEVCQKCGPIQHVPVEQLHSTIKP from the exons ATGCCTCCAAAGTCGAACAAGCCTCTACTGTTATATCTATCGGCTGCTCACGAGTCTTTAGGATGCATGCTCGCCCAGGAGGACGAAGGAGTCGAAAGAGCGGTTTACTATGAGTCAACGTTTGACCGATACAGAAATCGCTACACCGACATAGAGAAAATATGTCTCTGCTTGTACTTCACCTGCTGCAAACTCCGGTATAACATGTTGTCGGTGGTAGTATATGTCATGTCTCAAACCGATATCATcaa AGCAGTAAAGGGACAAGTCTTAGCCGATTTTTTGTCAGACCATCCCTATATCACCTTGGAGGAGGAGAAGGTGAACTATGTAGATGAAACTACTTGGAGAATGTGGTTCGATGGATCTAGAACCAGCCAGGGGGCAGGGGCAGGAGTCCATATCATATCACCATTAGAGGCGTTATACAAGGTGTCTTTCACCCTGAACTTTGAATGTACGAACAACCAAGCTGAGTACGAAGCTCTGACATTCGGTTTAGAGATATTGGCCAAACTGGGGGCAACAACGATTCAAGTATGGGGAGATTCCTTGTTGGTCATCAAGCAAGTGATAGGAGAGTTCAAGTGCGAATCCGAGCTCTTAGTAAG GTTGGAATATACCGAGAGGCCTGACAATTTTATCGCCAATGATTTGGCTCAGCATAGTAGCGGCTATATGGTTAACCTCCAATTTGATTCCTACGAAAGAGAAGCGTCGAATCTCTATACCGGGGGCATCACCATTGAAGAAAGGAATTTTTTATTGTATCAGCTGGATGTAACCCAAAATTGGAGGACTGAAATCCTCAAATGGTTAGAGAAGCCAGATTTGACAAATAGAAGATTAAGAACCTTGGCTTTGAATTATGTCGTCCTTGCGGGCGAGCTCTATAAAAAAGGATTTGAAGGCTTGTTGTTCAGATGCATCGGCCCAAAAGAAGCAATATTGACAATGGCCGAGGTTCATAAAGGGATAACAGGCGCTCACCAGGCAGGGCCAAGAATGAGATGGTTGATTCACAAGTATGGGTTCTACTGGCCGAAGATGGAGCAAGATTGCATCAGGTATGCAAAAGGGTGTGAGGTTTGTCAGAAATGCGGACCGATACAGCATGTACCTGTCGAACAACTTCATTCCACCATCAAGCCATAG
- the LOC126668319 gene encoding uncharacterized protein LOC126668319, with protein sequence MFIGGDMVEWASQMKIKMLHSTPYYAQDNGQAEATNRAIKLIVQKMIEENLWPWHVLLSEAVWANRTSQKSATGTSPYRMVYGHDEDAANGINSHVNSPPKRRVERAYNKRVKLKSFVVGDMVWKAILPIGHKDRRFGKWSPNWEGPFIVTTKLDNGAYVLADIDGDEHNKAINGQF encoded by the exons ATGTTCATAGGAGGAGATATGGTAGAATGGGCCTCTCAGATGAAAATTAAGATGTTGCACTCGACACCATATTATGCACAAGACAACGGGCAGGCTGAGGCAACTAATAGAGCCATCAAGCTTATCGTCCAgaagatgattgaagaaaatcTATGGCCGTGGCACGTTTTATTGTCAGAAGCTGTTTGGGCGAATAGAACCAGTCAAAAATCAGCAACGGGAACCTCGCCCTATAGGATGGTGTATGGGCACGATGAGGATGCTGCCAATGGAATCAACAGTCATGTCAACTCACCGCCT AAAAGGAGGGTGGAACGAGCATATAACAAGCGAGTAAAATTAAAGTCTTTTGTAGTGGGCGATATGGTGTGGAAGGCAATCTTGCCCATAGGCCACAAGGACAGGCGATTCGGTAAATGGAGTCCAAATTGGGAAGGTCCCTTCATCGTGACTACAAAACTGGACAATGGTGCATATGTTCTGGCCGATATTGATGGAGACGAACACAATAAGGCAATTAACGGTCAATTCTGA